The proteins below come from a single Paracholeplasma manati genomic window:
- a CDS encoding glycoside hydrolase family 10 protein: MKLHLYKNPSQPIVYYGTTQVVEVSNQIQLKKPFRAMWVSNVANIDFPVLTDVYDYQQKIITMLDTAKNFHLNAIFYQVRTTNDAFYTSQLNPISRYLTGQEGKQPPFDVLKFVIDEAKKRDIEVHAWCNPYRVSLNGLIKKDDYLKTCDSNNLAVQRPDLIILNKEGQIILNPAKAEVRQHIIDSMVEIIENYEVVGIHFDDYFYPYQGLDDIENDLKDYEERPDKNQSLDDFRRHQVTLAIQGVYHAIKAVKPSVRFGVSPFGIWRNSVESEHGAHVSPKATQSYDNQYADAYLWVKSGYIDYIVPQLYWEFGHPLAPYADLVRFWVKTCQHTNVDLYLGHGAYRLGNEGEYENPEEVSNQLKYANPYKTVKGHVFFTYKTFLNQDKSRQGMVSLQQTLKEVAE, from the coding sequence ATGAAATTACATTTATATAAAAACCCATCTCAACCCATCGTTTACTATGGGACAACCCAGGTGGTAGAAGTATCCAATCAAATCCAATTGAAAAAACCATTTCGTGCGATGTGGGTATCGAATGTTGCGAACATCGATTTTCCTGTGTTGACCGATGTGTATGACTATCAACAAAAGATCATCACCATGTTGGATACAGCGAAAAACTTCCACTTGAATGCCATCTTTTATCAAGTGAGAACAACAAATGACGCTTTTTATACTTCACAGTTAAATCCCATCAGTCGATATTTAACTGGTCAAGAAGGTAAACAACCCCCATTTGACGTCTTGAAGTTTGTCATCGACGAAGCGAAAAAGCGAGACATTGAAGTCCATGCTTGGTGTAATCCATACCGTGTTTCACTGAATGGGTTAATTAAGAAAGATGATTACTTAAAAACGTGTGATTCCAATAACCTAGCGGTTCAAAGACCGGATTTAATCATCTTAAACAAAGAGGGTCAAATCATCTTAAACCCAGCCAAAGCGGAAGTTCGACAGCACATCATCGATTCGATGGTTGAAATCATCGAAAATTATGAAGTTGTTGGTATTCATTTTGACGATTATTTCTACCCTTATCAAGGGCTAGATGACATCGAAAATGATTTAAAAGATTATGAAGAAAGACCCGATAAAAACCAATCACTAGATGACTTTAGAAGACATCAAGTCACACTCGCCATCCAAGGTGTATATCACGCGATTAAGGCGGTAAAACCAAGTGTCCGATTTGGGGTTTCTCCATTTGGTATATGGCGAAATAGTGTTGAATCAGAACACGGTGCACATGTAAGCCCTAAAGCAACCCAATCGTATGACAATCAATACGCTGATGCCTATTTATGGGTTAAATCAGGTTACATCGATTACATCGTTCCACAACTCTACTGGGAGTTTGGACACCCACTAGCACCTTATGCAGATTTGGTTCGTTTTTGGGTCAAAACCTGTCAACATACCAACGTTGATTTATACCTTGGTCACGGGGCATATCGCCTTGGTAATGAAGGTGAATATGAAAATCCAGAAGAAGTATCGAATCAGTTGAAATACGCAAACCCATACAAAACCGTCAAAGGTCATGTATTTTTCACCTATAAAACATTTTTAAATCAAGACAAGAGCCGTCAAGGGATGGTCTCCTTACAACAAACATTGAAAGAGGTGGCTGAATGA
- the anmK gene encoding anhydro-N-acetylmuramic acid kinase AnmK, whose amino-acid sequence MKLSIGLMSGTSLDGIDVVLCEIDGSFMDTSVRVIAHQSYELEPGLVEKIQDTIQLKTNVRDITSLNFELGYAFSDAINQFLKTQNLQPSNIDFIASHGQTIYHIPTTSKDHVKSTLQLGFGSIIAQLTGITTVSNFRVADMAVGGQGAPLVPYAEYVLFSQKDKTIAMHNLGGISNLTLMPKGQDINQVIAFDTGPANMMIDYAMKKLFNEPYDRNGYHASLGKLIEPLYETLMAHPYLKQDFPKSTGRELFGDDYTAHLIQTYKDEHPNDIVHTLSMFTVNSIIESYRKMLKTQPIDEIVFSGGGAYNPFIIENIRKGIYPIKVSTLEDHGMDSKCKEAVAFVILGNETLNRHFNHILSATGATKLVVLGDISPVIK is encoded by the coding sequence ATGAAATTGTCAATTGGCTTAATGAGTGGGACCTCACTGGATGGCATCGATGTGGTCTTATGTGAAATAGATGGGTCTTTTATGGACACATCCGTTAGAGTCATTGCCCATCAATCCTATGAATTAGAACCAGGATTGGTTGAAAAAATTCAAGATACGATTCAACTTAAAACAAACGTTAGAGACATCACCAGTCTCAATTTTGAATTAGGATATGCCTTTTCTGACGCCATCAATCAGTTCTTAAAAACCCAAAACTTACAACCATCCAATATCGATTTTATCGCCTCACACGGCCAAACCATATACCATATACCGACCACATCCAAGGACCATGTTAAAAGCACCTTACAACTTGGCTTTGGTTCAATCATCGCTCAACTGACAGGCATCACTACCGTATCCAACTTTAGAGTTGCAGATATGGCCGTAGGTGGCCAAGGTGCGCCGTTGGTGCCTTATGCTGAATATGTCCTGTTCAGTCAAAAAGATAAGACCATCGCGATGCATAACCTCGGCGGGATATCGAATTTAACCTTGATGCCTAAAGGTCAAGATATCAACCAAGTCATCGCGTTTGATACGGGCCCAGCGAACATGATGATTGATTACGCAATGAAAAAACTGTTCAATGAACCCTACGATCGAAATGGCTATCATGCTTCTTTAGGGAAATTGATAGAACCCTTGTATGAAACACTCATGGCTCACCCATATCTCAAACAGGATTTTCCAAAATCCACTGGTAGAGAATTATTCGGCGATGATTATACGGCGCATTTGATTCAAACGTATAAAGACGAACATCCCAACGATATCGTGCACACCTTATCGATGTTTACGGTAAATAGTATTATTGAAAGCTATCGAAAGATGCTTAAAACACAACCCATTGATGAAATTGTTTTCTCAGGTGGTGGTGCATATAACCCATTCATCATCGAAAACATTCGAAAGGGTATATACCCCATCAAAGTATCTACATTAGAAGACCACGGCATGGATTCTAAATGTAAAGAAGCTGTCGCTTTTGTGATACTCGGCAATGAGACGTTAAATCGACACTTCAATCACATATTATCCGCAACCGGTGCGACCAAATTGGTCGTTCTAGGCGACATTAGTCCAGTCATTAAGTAG
- a CDS encoding MurR/RpiR family transcriptional regulator has translation MSIMLNMLKNKEELSMAEKVVLDYLIEHKEDLKDFGIEKIAEAAYTSPASVVRMCKKLGYRGFKDFKIDFILANAKVEIPEHTEYSDVILTKKFNTGKVAIENDIRVLEDTLKLYNEDTYEKAAEIIMSARKILIFGKGSSYIVCKDLEMKLRRINKFCIAQGESHDQLVDASFINQKDVIIFISNSGKTKEIISSALLAKENKAKIIVITKLGSSILADLGDIVIYTSSLEGEFRSAAMTSRISQLAVVDALFSHCAYTDIDRSVKMLETTYQTFKQFKR, from the coding sequence ATGAGCATCATGTTAAATATGCTAAAAAACAAAGAAGAACTCAGTATGGCCGAAAAGGTTGTATTGGATTATCTTATTGAACATAAAGAAGACTTAAAAGATTTCGGGATTGAAAAGATTGCAGAAGCAGCCTATACCTCACCAGCCTCTGTCGTTAGAATGTGCAAAAAACTTGGATATCGTGGATTCAAGGATTTTAAAATCGACTTTATTTTAGCCAACGCGAAAGTTGAAATTCCTGAACATACCGAATATTCAGACGTCATTTTGACCAAGAAATTCAATACCGGTAAAGTCGCGATTGAAAATGATATTCGTGTCTTAGAAGATACCTTAAAACTATACAATGAAGATACCTATGAAAAAGCCGCTGAAATCATTATGAGTGCGAGAAAAATCCTCATTTTTGGTAAAGGATCTTCTTATATCGTTTGTAAAGATTTAGAAATGAAACTCAGACGTATCAATAAGTTTTGTATCGCTCAAGGCGAATCACATGACCAATTGGTAGACGCATCCTTCATCAATCAAAAAGACGTCATCATATTCATCAGTAACTCAGGTAAAACCAAAGAAATCATTTCATCCGCTTTGTTAGCGAAAGAAAATAAAGCGAAAATCATTGTGATTACGAAGTTAGGATCATCCATTTTAGCGGACTTAGGTGACATCGTCATTTATACCTCTTCATTGGAAGGGGAGTTTAGAAGTGCAGCGATGACATCGCGTATTTCACAGCTCGCTGTTGTGGACGCATTGTTCTCGCATTGTGCATATACAGACATTGACCGTTCCGTTAAAATGCTCGAAACCACCTATCAAACATTCAAACAATTTAAACGATAA
- a CDS encoding FAD-binding oxidoreductase — protein sequence MFKQLDRHDIEVLTNIVGAEHITVGGDIDHEFTHDELKNVSGKPEAHVYVSDKYQVSKIMAYAYENNLPVTVRGAGTGLVGSCVPVHGGILLNTSKMNHIIELDNVNLTLTVEPGVLLLDIYEAVEKENLFYAPDPGEKTATIGGNISTNAGGMRAIKYGVTRDWVRGLEVVLPNGEIIQTGGKVVKNSTGYGLKDLIIGSEGTLGIIVSATLKLISKPKKTVSLLVPFHNREEAIKAAPVLIKNHVTPTAVEFLEKQSLQYSETFLGKKIPHNNFEAYLLLSYDGNTDASVENDIKIASNMCLELGAIDVFLVDTAERAKSVWTVRGGFLEAIKSSTDEIDEIDVCLPRSAVSAYLAYAREVSEQLHIRIPYFGHIGDGNLHIYFCKDGMSQSDWESIVHKGFKLMYDKAFEMGGVVSGEHGIGYAKKAYMIDLLGDTQIQLMKGIKQVFDPKGILNPSKVI from the coding sequence ATGTTTAAGCAATTAGATCGTCACGACATCGAAGTTTTAACCAATATCGTCGGCGCTGAACACATCACCGTGGGTGGAGACATTGACCATGAATTTACGCACGATGAATTAAAAAATGTTTCTGGCAAACCAGAAGCCCATGTCTATGTATCCGACAAATATCAAGTTTCAAAAATCATGGCTTATGCCTATGAAAACAATTTGCCAGTCACCGTTCGTGGTGCTGGTACAGGGTTGGTTGGATCCTGTGTACCAGTTCATGGTGGTATTTTATTGAATACCTCTAAAATGAATCACATCATTGAATTAGACAATGTCAATTTGACTTTAACCGTTGAACCAGGGGTACTGTTGCTAGATATTTATGAAGCCGTAGAAAAAGAAAACTTATTTTACGCACCTGACCCAGGCGAAAAAACCGCGACCATCGGTGGTAATATTTCCACCAATGCAGGTGGTATGCGTGCCATCAAATATGGTGTTACGAGAGACTGGGTGAGGGGATTAGAAGTGGTTTTACCCAATGGTGAAATCATCCAAACCGGGGGGAAAGTCGTTAAAAACTCTACCGGTTACGGTCTAAAAGACCTCATCATTGGTTCTGAAGGTACCCTAGGCATCATCGTTTCCGCTACCTTAAAACTGATCTCTAAACCAAAGAAAACCGTTTCACTATTGGTGCCATTCCATAACCGTGAAGAAGCCATTAAAGCTGCACCTGTACTGATTAAGAACCATGTCACACCAACTGCAGTAGAATTCCTAGAAAAACAATCGTTACAGTACTCTGAAACTTTCTTAGGCAAGAAGATTCCACACAACAACTTCGAAGCATATTTATTGTTATCCTATGATGGTAATACCGATGCATCGGTTGAAAATGACATTAAGATTGCTTCTAACATGTGCTTGGAATTGGGTGCGATTGATGTGTTCTTAGTTGACACGGCTGAGCGTGCTAAATCCGTATGGACCGTTCGTGGTGGATTCCTTGAAGCCATCAAATCATCGACCGATGAGATTGATGAAATCGATGTTTGTTTACCACGATCTGCCGTCAGTGCATACTTGGCTTATGCGAGAGAAGTATCTGAACAACTCCATATTCGAATCCCCTATTTTGGACACATTGGGGATGGAAACCTGCACATCTATTTTTGTAAAGACGGGATGTCTCAATCCGATTGGGAATCCATTGTTCATAAAGGATTTAAACTCATGTATGATAAAGCCTTTGAAATGGGTGGTGTGGTCTCAGGTGAGCACGGCATAGGATATGCTAAAAAGGCTTATATGATTGACTTATTGGGAGATACACAAATCCAACTCATGAAAGGCATTAAACAGGTTTTTGACCCTAAAGGCATTCTAAATCCAAGTAAGGTCATTTAA
- a CDS encoding electron transfer flavoprotein subunit alpha/FixB family protein, with amino-acid sequence MGYIKVDNSKVTKAVADQLKQICPFNAFEYVDEYLSINASCRVCKLCVKKGPKGVCEFIDDSRPKIDKSLYKGIAVFMEQHHNVCHPVGFELLGKAKEIASKTQEKVYAIVIGSDTKSMVDACLSYGVDDVFVYEDALYGEFNVERYTHVVETFYKKYQNNVILFGSTPLGRSFAPRVAARLRTGLTADCTMLDITEEGDLLQIRPAFGGNIMAKINTPNNRPQLATIRYKMFNRPAIVEPFGQVHYESVLDIPKSSKITLVETVHKPQAKDISESEIIIALGRGIKKQKDLELIEPLRALLGADLACTRPLIENGWFDARHQIGLSGRTVKPKLLINIGISGSVHFIEGMKESETIITINQDPRCKLFDHSHYAICGDLYQVVPKLNELLEQMGVIKHV; translated from the coding sequence ATGGGCTATATCAAAGTAGATAATTCCAAAGTCACGAAAGCGGTGGCTGATCAACTCAAACAAATTTGTCCATTCAATGCGTTCGAATATGTCGACGAATACTTATCCATCAATGCGAGCTGCCGCGTCTGTAAGCTTTGTGTGAAAAAGGGCCCGAAAGGGGTTTGTGAATTCATTGACGATTCGAGACCGAAAATCGATAAATCGTTATATAAAGGCATCGCTGTATTCATGGAACAACACCACAATGTGTGTCACCCGGTAGGTTTTGAACTTTTAGGAAAAGCCAAAGAAATCGCATCAAAAACACAAGAAAAAGTATATGCTATCGTCATCGGTAGTGATACCAAATCCATGGTAGATGCGTGTTTAAGCTATGGTGTAGACGATGTTTTTGTCTATGAAGATGCTTTATATGGCGAATTCAATGTCGAACGTTACACCCATGTGGTTGAAACGTTCTATAAAAAATATCAAAACAACGTGATTCTATTCGGTTCAACCCCATTGGGTAGAAGTTTCGCTCCAAGAGTAGCGGCGCGTTTAAGAACGGGGTTAACCGCGGATTGTACGATGCTAGATATCACTGAAGAAGGCGATCTTTTACAAATCAGACCTGCTTTTGGTGGAAATATCATGGCGAAAATCAATACACCGAATAACCGCCCACAACTCGCCACCATCCGATACAAAATGTTTAATCGTCCAGCCATCGTAGAACCGTTTGGACAAGTTCATTATGAATCGGTTTTAGACATTCCAAAATCATCCAAAATCACGTTGGTAGAAACCGTCCATAAACCACAAGCCAAAGATATTTCTGAATCGGAAATTATCATCGCGCTTGGTAGAGGGATTAAGAAACAAAAAGATTTGGAACTCATCGAACCGTTGAGAGCCTTACTAGGTGCAGATTTGGCTTGTACAAGACCATTGATTGAAAACGGGTGGTTTGACGCGAGACACCAAATTGGTCTATCGGGTCGAACTGTAAAACCCAAATTACTCATCAACATCGGCATCAGTGGATCGGTTCATTTCATCGAAGGGATGAAAGAATCTGAAACTATCATCACCATCAATCAAGACCCACGCTGCAAGCTATTTGACCATTCACATTATGCCATCTGTGGGGATTTATATCAGGTTGTACCAAAACTCAATGAACTATTAGAACAAATGGGGGTTATCAAACATGTTTAA
- a CDS encoding electron transfer flavoprotein subunit beta/FixA family protein: MKIITCIKQVPASSNVQVDPITGVLIRDSQNVKMNPFDLFGLETAFQIKSRVPNTLVHAISMGPQSATQVLKEALYMGADEATLLTDRKFAGADVLATSYTISQLVKHIHEYDIVICGKQTTDGDTAQVGPEIAEFLGIPHVPYVKELIEVTPEYVIVKSAYDQYEEVVKVELPCLLTVEKDANTPRLPSFRRSLLFDNYKINYVTFKDLEDQNENHYGLNGSPTQVDEIFSPDKSMHSTRFEGDPQTLSNQLVEILKDKRFL, encoded by the coding sequence ATGAAAATTATTACCTGTATCAAACAAGTACCTGCCTCATCCAATGTCCAAGTAGACCCCATCACAGGTGTACTGATTAGGGATTCACAAAACGTTAAAATGAATCCGTTTGACCTATTTGGATTAGAAACTGCATTTCAAATCAAATCACGTGTACCCAATACATTGGTTCACGCCATCAGTATGGGGCCACAATCAGCCACTCAAGTGTTGAAAGAAGCATTGTACATGGGGGCAGATGAAGCCACACTATTGACCGATAGAAAATTTGCAGGAGCGGATGTGCTCGCAACCTCATATACCATCAGCCAATTGGTTAAACACATTCATGAATACGATATCGTCATTTGTGGCAAACAAACCACCGATGGTGATACAGCTCAAGTGGGACCTGAGATAGCAGAGTTCTTAGGTATACCACATGTGCCTTATGTCAAAGAACTCATTGAAGTAACCCCTGAATATGTCATTGTTAAGAGTGCCTATGACCAATATGAAGAAGTCGTAAAAGTTGAATTACCATGTCTATTAACCGTAGAAAAAGATGCAAATACGCCAAGATTGCCATCCTTTAGAAGATCGCTTTTATTCGATAACTACAAGATAAATTACGTTACATTTAAAGATTTAGAAGACCAAAATGAAAATCATTATGGTTTAAACGGTTCACCAACCCAGGTAGATGAGATTTTTTCACCAGATAAATCGATGCATTCTACCCGCTTTGAAGGTGACCCACAAACGCTATCTAATCAATTAGTAGAGATACTAAAAGATAAGCGTTTCTTATAG
- a CDS encoding phosphodiester glycosidase family protein, translated as MYRNQWIKKTLLLLFVTLLTLTWIQPFRVEAALRIYQKSRDTQYVEGVRHIKIAAEIDFNGTISEQVINYAGINLKNNPHIQVVVGDNYQDFGFGMSTVPQQIYNIHQKFPDVKVIAGVNGDFYNMSNGIPVSPYVRNYEVIFQGTTWARTLVGFKANGDVVFGKPTFSGYEVMVFDQDGSLKLNPVKVDGFNREPANTNEVTVIFPEYANEIPSGSSKMMIEASDIKSDGSGSRYFARGQYSSETNDTVSVQEHQFVLMGSKVFSEGFIEPNDTIVIQQRLSGAFEGVRDAVGGWEILVKDGLPVTEFTQGASYQFRAPRTAVGIKNDGTVFFVTVDGRNMPLGMDGVTAYEMAEIMAYFEADHAINLDGGGSTTMAILNGDDYDIVNTPSDGHLRSNANGVFFIKGNLPVGLPPIPYPDTRTVLSTPNQLFIDENGQLSFNTIEHATRYEVWINGTTKIDTTSTSVNLNLPMGTYTIQVRAFGDHETYKQSSYSQQLSYTVYSNDMLNFLDFIRDYTQAQHNANQSN; from the coding sequence ATGTATCGTAACCAATGGATCAAGAAAACCTTATTGTTGTTATTTGTTACGTTATTGACCCTCACATGGATTCAACCTTTCCGTGTTGAAGCCGCTTTAAGAATTTATCAAAAGTCTAGAGATACCCAGTATGTTGAAGGGGTTAGACACATTAAGATTGCTGCTGAAATCGACTTCAATGGTACGATTTCCGAACAAGTCATTAATTATGCAGGAATCAACCTTAAAAATAACCCCCACATTCAAGTGGTGGTTGGGGATAATTATCAAGATTTTGGATTTGGTATGTCAACAGTGCCTCAACAAATTTATAACATCCATCAAAAATTTCCTGATGTCAAAGTCATCGCAGGTGTCAATGGTGATTTCTACAACATGAGCAATGGCATTCCTGTGTCACCTTATGTTAGAAATTATGAAGTCATTTTCCAAGGGACCACTTGGGCAAGAACATTGGTTGGATTCAAAGCCAATGGCGATGTGGTGTTTGGTAAACCAACCTTTAGCGGTTATGAAGTGATGGTATTTGACCAAGATGGTTCACTTAAGTTGAATCCGGTTAAAGTCGATGGATTCAATCGTGAACCAGCGAACACCAATGAAGTGACTGTCATTTTCCCTGAATACGCAAATGAAATTCCTTCAGGGTCATCCAAGATGATGATAGAAGCGAGTGATATTAAATCCGATGGTTCAGGTTCAAGGTATTTTGCGAGAGGCCAATACTCAAGTGAAACCAATGATACCGTTTCGGTTCAAGAACACCAATTTGTTTTGATGGGTTCCAAAGTATTTTCAGAAGGATTCATCGAACCAAACGATACCATTGTCATTCAACAACGTCTATCTGGCGCATTTGAAGGTGTCAGAGACGCCGTAGGCGGATGGGAAATATTGGTGAAAGATGGGTTGCCTGTGACTGAATTTACACAGGGAGCGTCTTATCAATTTCGAGCACCTAGAACCGCTGTAGGCATTAAAAATGATGGTACGGTATTCTTTGTTACAGTCGATGGTAGAAACATGCCACTTGGGATGGACGGCGTAACTGCATATGAAATGGCCGAAATCATGGCGTATTTCGAAGCCGACCACGCGATCAATCTGGATGGTGGTGGCTCAACCACCATGGCCATTCTCAATGGCGATGATTATGACATTGTCAATACACCGTCGGATGGTCATTTAAGATCGAATGCCAATGGGGTATTCTTCATTAAAGGTAACTTACCTGTGGGTTTACCACCGATTCCATATCCAGACACTAGAACGGTTTTAAGTACACCTAATCAATTATTCATCGATGAAAACGGTCAATTGTCATTTAATACCATTGAACACGCTACTCGTTATGAAGTATGGATCAATGGCACGACCAAGATAGATACGACATCCACATCTGTGAATTTGAACTTACCAATGGGGACTTATACCATACAAGTACGGGCGTTTGGTGACCATGAAACCTACAAGCAATCGTCTTATTCACAACAATTATCGTATACCGTATATTCGAATGATATGCTCAACTTCTTAGATTTCATTCGAGACTATACCCAAGCACAACACAACGCTAACCAATCCAACTAA